In Bacillus sp. KH172YL63, one genomic interval encodes:
- a CDS encoding ABC transporter substrate-binding protein, producing the protein MKKWFAIISVISLFLLSACGSKDEAESGGIPDGEWEDIVSEAKGTKVNLFMWGGDDGINRYVDEVVAPTLKEKNDIELNRVPIDTQEILQKLQTEKRAGKEEGTIDIVWINGENFKNAKENDLLAGSFVDRLPNFTNYYDTESEAFQYDFGTETEGYEAPWGKVQFTFFYNSDKVKNPPTTLEELKAFVKENPGKFTYPHPGDFTGNAFLRHLLYAQTDSNLSQAEFDDEKAAEIGKGVWDDLNELKPYLWREGETYPSTLTDLDKLYSQEEVWMTMGYNEARAEHMIKDGVFPAGTKSFVLTDIGSIGNTHFLSIPFNSPNKEGAMVAINEFLSPEAQYEKLKPNYWGESSPISYDKLDDEWKGKFMNIDRGESVLEASILEDNFIGELDAAYVEWLKENWIREVAESQ; encoded by the coding sequence ATGAAAAAGTGGTTCGCAATCATAAGCGTTATTTCCTTATTTCTGTTGTCCGCCTGCGGGTCAAAAGATGAAGCGGAGAGCGGTGGCATACCTGACGGAGAGTGGGAGGACATTGTTTCTGAAGCGAAGGGGACGAAGGTGAACCTCTTTATGTGGGGAGGCGATGATGGGATCAACCGTTATGTCGATGAGGTGGTTGCCCCGACCCTGAAGGAAAAGAACGATATTGAATTGAATCGTGTTCCTATCGATACGCAAGAAATCCTTCAAAAGCTTCAAACAGAGAAGCGTGCAGGGAAAGAGGAAGGGACGATCGATATCGTCTGGATCAACGGTGAAAATTTTAAGAACGCCAAGGAAAATGACCTGCTGGCAGGTTCGTTTGTCGACAGGCTTCCGAATTTCACGAATTATTACGATACAGAAAGTGAAGCTTTTCAATACGATTTCGGTACAGAAACGGAAGGGTATGAGGCCCCGTGGGGAAAGGTGCAGTTCACTTTCTTCTATAATAGTGACAAAGTGAAGAACCCTCCGACGACTCTCGAGGAGTTGAAGGCATTCGTCAAAGAGAATCCTGGTAAGTTCACGTATCCTCATCCGGGTGACTTCACGGGTAATGCCTTTCTGAGACATCTCCTTTATGCCCAAACCGATTCGAATCTCTCCCAGGCGGAATTCGATGATGAAAAAGCGGCGGAGATCGGAAAGGGAGTCTGGGACGATTTAAATGAACTGAAACCGTATTTGTGGCGTGAGGGAGAGACGTATCCGTCCACGTTGACAGACCTTGATAAGCTATACAGTCAGGAAGAGGTGTGGATGACGATGGGCTACAATGAGGCCCGTGCAGAACACATGATCAAGGACGGCGTGTTTCCGGCCGGGACAAAGTCATTCGTACTGACAGACATCGGATCGATCGGCAACACCCACTTCCTGTCGATCCCTTTTAACAGCCCGAATAAAGAAGGGGCCATGGTCGCAATCAATGAGTTTCTTTCACCGGAAGCACAGTATGAGAAATTGAAGCCGAATTACTGGGGAGAAAGCTCTCCTATTTCTTACGACAAGCTGGATGACGAATGGAAAGGGAAGTTCATGAACATCGACCGGGGTGAGAGCGTACTGGAGGCATCCATACTTGAAGACAATTTCATCGGAGAGCTGGATGCTGCCTATGTGGAATGGTTAAAGGAGAATTGGATCCGTGAAGTGGCTGAAAGTCAATAA
- a CDS encoding CDP-alcohol phosphatidyltransferase family protein: protein MLDTHARKWVQPSIEGTARYFLKKGLSANQVTVAAFVIGSATGLVYYLGSPLIAVLLLWISGFLDAVDGTMARLTKPSPFGTVMDVTFDRIVEVSVILGVAFLHPDITWALLLLSVSIIISMTIFLTVGAVSEKQGMKSFYYQAGLAERTEGFILFSIMMLFPSIVLWTTLLFFAVELYTGIQRFLEAKRLLS, encoded by the coding sequence ATGTTAGACACACACGCCCGCAAGTGGGTGCAGCCAAGCATAGAAGGGACGGCACGGTATTTCCTGAAAAAAGGCCTGTCAGCCAACCAGGTGACGGTGGCCGCATTTGTGATCGGATCGGCGACCGGTCTGGTTTATTACCTGGGATCTCCGCTCATCGCCGTTCTCCTATTATGGATATCAGGCTTCCTTGACGCGGTGGACGGGACCATGGCCCGCCTGACGAAGCCATCCCCGTTCGGAACGGTCATGGATGTGACATTCGACCGGATCGTCGAAGTCAGCGTCATCCTCGGCGTCGCGTTCCTCCATCCTGACATCACATGGGCACTCCTGTTACTCAGTGTCTCGATCATCATATCCATGACGATCTTCCTGACAGTCGGCGCCGTATCGGAGAAACAGGGAATGAAGTCCTTTTATTATCAGGCGGGACTGGCCGAAAGAACGGAAGGCTTTATCCTATTCAGCATCATGATGCTCTTTCCATCCATCGTTCTCTGGACGACGCTATTGTTTTTTGCAGTGGAATTGTACACCGGTATACAGCGCTTCCTGGAAGCGAAACGATTACTTTCATAA
- a CDS encoding ABC transporter ATP-binding protein gives MSSYIDIQTVSKTFKDAHILTDITFSLTKGEILSVVGASGSGKSTLLRLLSGLESVTSGKLMIEGKDISSTRPKDRQIGMVFQQPLLFPHMNVLENVMYGLAMKEKRKKENRKRAEEYIERVGLGDVMHHYPSELSGGQQQRVSLIRSLILKPKLLLLDEPFSALDLMRRKELRQWMRKMLKEEGTTVLFVTHDRDEAYEMGDRVGVLNEGRFLQIGTPEDIYYKPGSPFVASFMSDGLTLPEGRFIHSSHIEVCGHDQAFRKWKGTVLQKLFVAGTDMYEVWVEELGQKLNLPLDRHTDSETIWLGADERHIQTFQHKE, from the coding sequence ATGAGTTCATATATCGATATTCAAACTGTATCAAAGACGTTTAAAGATGCACATATTTTAACCGACATCACGTTCTCCCTGACAAAAGGCGAGATCCTTTCAGTGGTCGGGGCATCAGGTTCAGGAAAGTCAACCCTGCTCCGTCTCCTGTCCGGATTGGAGTCGGTCACATCAGGCAAGTTGATGATCGAAGGTAAAGACATTTCATCCACCAGGCCGAAGGATCGCCAAATCGGGATGGTCTTTCAGCAACCTTTGCTTTTTCCCCATATGAATGTTTTGGAAAATGTCATGTACGGCTTGGCCATGAAGGAAAAGCGGAAGAAAGAGAATAGGAAGAGAGCGGAGGAATACATCGAAAGAGTCGGTCTTGGCGATGTGATGCATCATTATCCTTCAGAACTGTCAGGCGGCCAGCAGCAAAGGGTTTCCCTGATCAGGTCACTGATCCTGAAGCCGAAACTGCTCCTGTTGGATGAGCCGTTCAGCGCCCTTGATTTGATGAGAAGGAAAGAACTGAGACAATGGATGCGTAAGATGCTGAAGGAGGAAGGAACGACTGTGCTGTTCGTCACCCATGACCGGGATGAGGCCTATGAAATGGGCGACCGGGTCGGCGTGCTGAATGAAGGCCGATTCCTCCAGATCGGCACCCCGGAAGACATCTATTACAAGCCTGGTTCTCCGTTCGTTGCTTCATTTATGAGTGATGGACTCACCCTTCCGGAGGGGCGGTTCATCCATTCATCTCACATCGAGGTTTGTGGGCATGATCAAGCCTTCCGCAAATGGAAGGGAACCGTGCTTCAGAAATTATTTGTGGCAGGAACCGACATGTATGAAGTATGGGTGGAAGAACTGGGTCAGAAATTGAATCTGCCCTTAGATAGGCATACAGACAGCGAAACAATCTGGCTTGGCGCCGATGAACGGCACATCCAAACGTTTCAGCACAAGGAATAG
- a CDS encoding ABC transporter permease, whose translation MRKSLFYIISLFFFVFPLFFLIYKSFFGVWVWGAPAPAAPSLRAWKLLLNEGEFLGSIGVSLWIALVVLALNMLIGITAGKAFSFSSFKGKTLIESLLLLPLFLPVLVIAIGLHLTFIRYGLSDHWIGVALVHLVPTVPYSIKMFKSGYERIGAKLMDQSMVLGGNPWQRFYHIELPLLLPSVRSVLFLTIVISLSQYVLTAIIGGGNVVTLAMVYYPFTNTADEAVMAAFSLVFALIPFMLYILLEGCLKLILPYQRLSGRKQS comes from the coding sequence ATGAGAAAATCACTATTTTACATCATATCCTTATTCTTTTTTGTATTCCCCCTTTTCTTTCTCATTTACAAAAGCTTTTTCGGCGTTTGGGTATGGGGGGCTCCTGCTCCTGCAGCACCGAGTCTCCGGGCGTGGAAGCTTCTGTTGAATGAAGGGGAATTCCTAGGTTCGATCGGTGTTTCGCTATGGATCGCACTGGTTGTACTGGCATTGAATATGCTGATCGGCATCACTGCAGGCAAAGCGTTCTCCTTTTCCTCTTTCAAGGGAAAAACATTGATTGAATCGCTGCTGCTGCTTCCGCTGTTTCTGCCGGTCCTGGTCATCGCGATCGGCCTTCATCTGACCTTCATCAGATACGGCCTGTCAGATCACTGGATCGGTGTCGCCCTCGTCCATCTCGTGCCGACCGTTCCGTACAGCATCAAAATGTTTAAATCGGGTTATGAGCGGATCGGTGCGAAATTGATGGATCAATCCATGGTGCTTGGGGGAAACCCGTGGCAGCGCTTTTACCATATTGAATTGCCCTTGCTGCTTCCCAGCGTTCGAAGCGTATTGTTCCTCACGATTGTGATCAGCCTCAGTCAATATGTGCTGACGGCAATCATCGGCGGGGGAAATGTGGTGACGCTCGCAATGGTTTACTATCCGTTCACCAATACGGCAGATGAAGCGGTGATGGCGGCATTCTCACTCGTATTCGCCCTCATCCCCTTTATGTTATACATCTTGTTGGAAGGGTGTTTGAAACTGATTCTCCCTTATCAACGACTTAGCGGGAGGAAGCAGTCATGA
- a CDS encoding nuclease-related domain-containing protein: MIDKLRECPHRVQMNEALMGRLSPFDELVPVVKKDLAKRRAGYRGELQLDYYLESVSHEKDILILHDIRLEIDGRFFQIDTLLLTPYLAIILEVKHISGIYTLDGKFDQAIRKWDDVEEAFGHPVSQVERQKKQLIRWFAKMNIPFLPVATFVVMTNRSTVLHTASPHERYDNVVRVENIEERLISLLQSHRKEYLPLKQLKKVSKLLMKKHTPLIVFPSDVYGIQVKDIMTGVQCPGCQHMPMIRAFGSWTCADCHQKSKDAHLSALRDYYLLVSHQITNRQLRDFLQLTSRNTARYLLNALNLQSAGRTKDTSYTLTPHIFL; the protein is encoded by the coding sequence TTGATTGATAAGTTAAGGGAATGTCCGCACAGGGTTCAGATGAATGAGGCGTTGATGGGGCGGTTGTCGCCGTTTGATGAGCTGGTGCCGGTTGTAAAGAAGGATTTGGCCAAGCGGCGTGCCGGGTATCGGGGGGAGTTGCAACTGGATTATTATCTTGAGTCTGTTTCTCATGAGAAGGATATTTTGATTTTGCATGATATCCGTTTAGAGATAGATGGGCGGTTTTTTCAGATTGATACGCTATTGTTGACTCCCTATCTCGCGATCATTTTGGAAGTGAAGCATATTTCCGGCATTTATACGTTGGATGGGAAGTTTGATCAGGCGATCCGGAAATGGGATGATGTTGAAGAGGCGTTTGGTCATCCGGTCAGTCAGGTTGAGCGTCAGAAGAAGCAGTTGATCCGTTGGTTTGCCAAGATGAATATCCCCTTCTTACCTGTTGCTACGTTTGTGGTGATGACCAACCGGTCCACGGTGCTGCATACTGCATCTCCTCATGAAAGATACGACAATGTTGTCAGGGTGGAAAATATAGAAGAACGCCTGATCAGTCTCCTCCAATCCCACAGAAAAGAATATCTCCCATTGAAACAATTAAAGAAAGTCTCTAAACTTTTAATGAAAAAACATACCCCGCTTATTGTGTTTCCCAGTGATGTATATGGAATTCAAGTAAAAGACATCATGACCGGTGTCCAATGTCCCGGTTGTCAGCACATGCCTATGATCCGGGCATTTGGTTCATGGACATGCGCCGATTGCCATCAAAAGTCAAAGGATGCCCATCTTTCGGCTTTAAGGGATTATTATCTGTTGGTTTCTCATCAGATTACAAACCGTCAGTTGAGGGATTTCCTGCAATTGACTTCCAGAAATACGGCCCGGTATTTGCTGAACGCCCTGAATCTTCAATCTGCAGGGAGGACAAAAGATACTTCCTACACGCTCACTCCTCATATTTTTTTATAA
- a CDS encoding dicarboxylate/amino acid:cation symporter, which produces MRKLGLLPKIILGIALGIVIGAFAPEWFVKIFATFNGLFGNFLGFAIPLIIIGFIAPGIGSMGKGAGRLLGLTTALAYGSTVLAGLLAFTVAKSIYPTLLSNQTSQSFENPEEALLKGFFTVDMPPIMGVMSALLIAFTIGLGMAAIKGDTLQKGMNEFRNIIELVIEKIIIPLLPVHILGIFANMTQGGQVSAIMSVFAKVFVMIILLHLVFLVLQYTAAGTLRKQNPLAMMKGMLPAYFTALGTQSSASTIPVTLERSKKIGARERIADFSVPLLATIHLSGSTITLVSCAMAVMVLQGEALQFTQLFPFILMLGITMIAAPGVPGGAVMAALGLLETMLGFGPTMTSLMIALYLAQDSFGTACNVTGDGAITSIVDKLTQKEKTAVSNIKAS; this is translated from the coding sequence ATGAGAAAGCTTGGTTTATTACCTAAAATCATTTTAGGCATCGCGTTAGGTATCGTTATCGGCGCATTTGCCCCTGAATGGTTCGTCAAAATCTTCGCAACGTTCAATGGATTATTCGGTAACTTCCTCGGATTTGCGATTCCGTTGATCATTATCGGATTCATCGCACCAGGAATCGGGTCCATGGGGAAAGGAGCAGGCAGGCTGCTTGGATTGACGACAGCTCTCGCTTATGGTTCCACGGTACTTGCCGGCTTACTCGCCTTTACGGTGGCCAAATCCATTTACCCAACTTTATTATCAAATCAAACGTCACAGTCTTTTGAAAATCCGGAAGAAGCACTGCTTAAAGGGTTCTTCACGGTGGACATGCCTCCGATCATGGGCGTCATGTCAGCACTATTGATCGCTTTCACCATCGGTCTTGGTATGGCAGCCATCAAAGGAGACACTCTTCAAAAAGGCATGAATGAATTCCGCAATATCATTGAGCTCGTCATTGAAAAAATCATCATCCCGCTCCTGCCGGTCCATATCCTGGGGATCTTCGCCAATATGACACAGGGCGGACAAGTAAGTGCCATCATGTCTGTATTTGCCAAAGTATTCGTCATGATCATCCTTTTACATCTTGTCTTTTTAGTATTGCAATATACAGCAGCCGGCACGTTGAGAAAACAAAATCCGCTCGCGATGATGAAGGGCATGCTTCCTGCCTACTTCACTGCACTCGGGACACAGTCTTCTGCATCCACAATCCCGGTGACACTGGAGCGCTCGAAGAAAATCGGCGCAAGAGAACGGATCGCAGACTTCTCTGTTCCACTCCTTGCAACGATCCATCTGTCAGGCAGCACCATCACCCTTGTCAGCTGCGCCATGGCAGTCATGGTCCTGCAAGGGGAAGCACTGCAGTTCACACAGCTCTTCCCGTTCATCCTGATGCTCGGCATCACCATGATCGCAGCACCAGGTGTCCCTGGCGGAGCCGTGATGGCAGCACTCGGTTTGCTTGAAACCATGCTTGGCTTCGGACCGACCATGACTTCCCTCATGATCGCCCTGTACCTTGCACAGGACAGCTTCGGAACAGCATGTAACGTCACAGGAGACGGCGCCATCACATCCATCGTCGACAAACTGACACAAAAAGAGAAAACAGCCGTATCCAACATCAAAGCTAGCTAG
- a CDS encoding dihydrolipoyl dehydrogenase family protein, giving the protein MDQYDLIVIGGGAGGLTVASGAASLGAKVALIEKSGLLGGDCLHFGCVPSKAFIEAAKEVATIRNSSAFGFETKGSVDMKKIRQRVQDAVQHIQAHDDPDRFLQLGVDIYFGAAEFLDPHTILVEKEDRITGKRIVVATGSSPLIPDIEGLQDVGYHTNETIFEVDELPRRVIFIGGGPIGLELAQAFSHLGAEAVVIEKHSGILRKEDQEIRERATDILKKDIKFIFEADINRVSEQNGQKVIHYTQDGAEQTIEGDLLFVATGRKPGTALLNLEAACVEVDERGFIQVNDQLRTNHAHIFAIGDVNGRYPFTHAAGMEGKLVVQNAVFGLKRNVSYNKLPWTTYTTPEIFHIGLTEEEAKEQDLSYKVYRKTLDEVDRFVADHRTDGMVKIITDSKGKILGAHAIGSGAGDWMQPVIFAMEKGSKIGALSNMVYPYPNHAAAVQQTADLYWREKLFDGVLPVISKKYVELFR; this is encoded by the coding sequence ATGGACCAATACGATTTGATTGTAATAGGCGGCGGGGCAGGCGGACTGACCGTCGCATCCGGAGCCGCATCACTGGGTGCCAAAGTGGCCCTCATCGAAAAAAGCGGACTGCTCGGCGGTGACTGCCTTCACTTCGGCTGCGTCCCGTCCAAAGCTTTCATTGAAGCGGCAAAGGAAGTGGCGACGATCCGGAATAGCTCCGCTTTCGGATTCGAAACAAAAGGATCGGTGGATATGAAGAAAATCAGGCAGCGGGTCCAAGATGCCGTCCAGCATATCCAGGCCCATGATGACCCGGACCGCTTCCTCCAATTAGGCGTCGACATTTACTTCGGAGCCGCAGAATTCCTCGATCCCCACACCATTCTCGTGGAAAAAGAAGACCGCATTACAGGTAAGAGGATCGTCGTCGCAACGGGATCAAGCCCTCTCATCCCGGACATTGAAGGGCTTCAGGATGTCGGGTACCATACGAACGAAACGATATTCGAAGTTGATGAACTGCCACGGCGCGTCATCTTCATCGGAGGCGGCCCCATCGGTCTTGAGCTTGCCCAAGCGTTTTCCCATCTGGGGGCAGAAGCTGTGGTCATCGAAAAGCACAGTGGCATTCTAAGGAAAGAAGATCAAGAAATCCGCGAACGGGCCACAGACATACTGAAAAAGGACATCAAGTTTATCTTTGAAGCAGACATCAATCGTGTATCTGAACAAAATGGACAGAAAGTGATCCATTATACGCAGGACGGTGCCGAGCAAACCATTGAAGGAGACCTGTTATTCGTAGCCACCGGCCGCAAGCCGGGGACAGCATTATTAAACCTGGAAGCAGCATGCGTCGAAGTGGATGAACGGGGCTTCATCCAGGTCAATGACCAACTGAGGACGAACCACGCTCACATCTTCGCCATCGGAGACGTCAACGGCCGCTACCCCTTCACGCACGCTGCCGGCATGGAAGGCAAACTCGTCGTCCAAAATGCCGTCTTCGGCCTGAAGCGGAACGTATCCTACAACAAACTGCCTTGGACAACCTACACCACACCGGAAATCTTCCACATCGGCCTGACCGAAGAAGAAGCGAAGGAACAGGATCTGTCGTACAAGGTATACAGGAAGACACTCGACGAAGTCGACCGCTTCGTCGCAGACCACCGCACCGACGGCATGGTCAAAATCATCACAGATTCCAAAGGGAAGATCCTCGGCGCCCACGCCATCGGATCAGGAGCCGGCGACTGGATGCAGCCCGTCATCTTCGCCATGGAAAAAGGAAGCAAAATCGGCGCCCTCTCCAACATGGTCTACCCCTACCCCAACCACGCCGCCGCGGTCCAGCAAACAGCAGACCTCTACTGGCGTGAAAAACTGTTCGACGGCGTACTGCCGGTGATCAGTAAGAAGTATGTGGAGTTGTTTAGATAA
- a CDS encoding NAD(P)/FAD-dependent oxidoreductase, with translation MKTIILVGGGHSHLHCLKKLKQSRDENVKWILISPSRHQYYSGMFSGYTEGIYSLEETRIDLHTLCEKSGCDFVESTVLSIDPDQQHLLTDNGDIFTYDFVSFDIGSRNDSLDIQGLHDHNLPIKPNYRFPDQIEKLHRSRNTIFIGGGAASVEMALSLKAWKVDHGFDDHDITVVHSSPLLEKAGPFSSKKMHGVAHSKGLTLQEGRVTKVDGTHVHTDKGESLPCDEVIFLGGPKAPPLFGSSILPTDDHGFLLVNSYLQSVDYPNVFGAGDCATLKDFPDLPKNGVTAVRQGPVLWKNLRGAAAAGSIIPFEPQKRYLAIMSIGQKQGFLTYGSFSLVSGWAWKLKNWIDVRFIKKYEE, from the coding sequence ATGAAAACGATCATCTTAGTAGGTGGCGGACACAGCCACCTGCACTGCTTGAAAAAACTGAAACAATCCAGGGACGAAAATGTGAAATGGATCCTCATTTCCCCGTCCCGCCATCAATATTACTCCGGCATGTTCTCCGGTTACACAGAAGGCATCTACTCATTGGAAGAAACCCGGATCGATTTACATACACTTTGCGAAAAATCCGGATGCGACTTTGTGGAAAGCACCGTCCTTTCGATCGATCCTGATCAGCAGCACCTGCTCACAGACAACGGGGACATTTTCACCTACGATTTCGTTTCCTTCGACATCGGTTCACGAAATGACTCGCTGGACATTCAGGGACTGCACGATCACAATCTTCCCATCAAGCCGAACTACCGGTTCCCTGACCAAATCGAGAAACTGCATCGGAGCAGGAACACCATTTTTATCGGCGGAGGTGCAGCCAGCGTGGAAATGGCCCTCTCGCTGAAAGCGTGGAAGGTCGACCACGGATTTGATGACCATGACATCACAGTCGTCCACTCCTCCCCCCTATTAGAGAAAGCAGGACCTTTCTCTTCTAAAAAAATGCATGGGGTCGCCCACTCAAAGGGGCTCACCCTTCAAGAAGGTCGTGTGACAAAAGTAGACGGCACCCATGTGCATACAGACAAAGGCGAATCCCTTCCATGCGACGAAGTGATCTTCTTGGGCGGACCGAAAGCACCTCCCCTGTTCGGGAGCAGCATCCTGCCGACCGATGATCACGGATTCCTCCTCGTCAACAGCTACCTTCAATCCGTCGACTATCCGAACGTATTTGGAGCCGGGGACTGCGCCACCCTGAAGGATTTCCCCGACCTTCCGAAAAACGGGGTCACCGCTGTCAGACAGGGACCCGTCCTCTGGAAAAACCTGCGCGGGGCAGCCGCTGCCGGAAGCATCATTCCCTTCGAACCGCAAAAGCGGTACCTGGCAATCATGTCGATCGGTCAAAAGCAGGGCTTCCTGACGTACGGATCCTTTTCACTCGTCAGCGGCTGGGCATGGAAATTAAAGAATTGGATTGATGTGAGATTTATAAAAAAATATGAGGAGTGA
- a CDS encoding TVP38/TMEM64 family protein translates to MKKKEIGKILLVIASLLLLMWLSRNFFHVKPKDIRDWIVSFGIWAPIVFIVVYTIRPLILFPASILSLAAGLAFGTWEGFIYIILGALGGATVAYYAATLLGAKLLKKPSPRMEKIRGKMEENGFIYVLLLRLLPFLNFDLISYLAGMGKVRYIPFITATALGILPGTFGYVFLGSSLVGEDRTKLYIALALFLIMIIIPLIFKKRMKEWLGLAGKDDK, encoded by the coding sequence ATGAAAAAGAAGGAAATCGGGAAAATTTTACTGGTCATCGCAAGTTTGCTGCTGCTCATGTGGCTCAGCCGGAATTTCTTCCATGTGAAACCGAAGGACATCAGGGATTGGATCGTTTCATTTGGGATCTGGGCGCCGATCGTATTCATCGTCGTCTACACGATCCGACCATTGATCCTCTTTCCGGCTTCCATTCTCTCGTTGGCCGCAGGTCTCGCCTTCGGTACATGGGAAGGCTTCATTTATATCATTCTCGGAGCATTGGGAGGCGCAACGGTTGCCTATTACGCAGCGACCCTCCTCGGGGCGAAACTATTAAAAAAACCGTCTCCCCGAATGGAAAAGATACGTGGGAAGATGGAGGAGAACGGCTTCATCTATGTCCTCCTGCTGAGGCTTCTCCCGTTTCTGAATTTTGATCTCATCAGTTATCTGGCCGGGATGGGAAAAGTCCGTTACATCCCGTTCATCACCGCCACTGCCCTCGGAATTTTACCAGGTACGTTTGGGTATGTCTTTCTTGGGTCAAGCTTGGTAGGAGAAGACCGGACGAAATTATATATAGCGCTCGCACTATTCTTAATCATGATCATCATCCCGTTGATTTTTAAAAAGAGGATGAAAGAGTGGCTGGGATTAGCGGGCAAAGACGATAAGTAA
- a CDS encoding GNAT family N-acetyltransferase encodes MKLTNQRVTLRKIEERDLSTLWQLIYGDPAPQWKKWDAPYFEHKHVPEEEYIASSIQNKSRNDEHQRIIEVDGNIIGTVSYYWDFEPSRWLEAGIIIYDPAFWNGGYGTEALTLWVDHLFTTKEIGRVGITTWSGNERMMKAAEKIGMQLEGRMRKCRYYNGVYYDSIRMGMIREEWEEKRL; translated from the coding sequence TTGAAATTAACCAATCAACGTGTAACACTAAGAAAAATAGAAGAAAGAGACCTTTCCACCCTCTGGCAACTGATTTACGGAGACCCGGCACCTCAATGGAAGAAATGGGACGCCCCCTACTTCGAACACAAACATGTCCCGGAGGAGGAATACATCGCATCCTCCATCCAGAATAAGAGCCGCAATGATGAACACCAGCGCATCATCGAAGTAGACGGAAACATCATCGGTACGGTCAGCTACTATTGGGATTTCGAACCGAGCAGATGGCTCGAAGCTGGGATCATCATCTATGACCCCGCCTTCTGGAACGGCGGCTACGGGACGGAAGCATTGACGCTGTGGGTCGATCACCTGTTCACCACGAAGGAAATCGGCCGCGTCGGCATCACCACCTGGTCAGGAAACGAACGGATGATGAAGGCCGCCGAGAAAATCGGGATGCAGCTTGAAGGCCGGATGCGAAAGTGCCGCTACTACAACGGCGTCTACTACGACTCGATCCGGATGGGGATGATCCGGGAGGAATGGGAAGAAAAGCGTCTCTAA
- a CDS encoding ABC transporter permease: MKWLKVNKALLLFPALLFFFLIPGLGIILAVLESVVEGESFTFRHYVEIFEHSRFSTSVLFSFTVTSVSTILALVIGLGIVKAFAPLLQDTKHKLLVWIPMLVPHFVWAYLVYLLFNQSGFFSNIVGGAGWIESRSEFPILVQDRDGIGIILTYVWKEVPFVTLMLLPVYGTVSKRYKEVASLLGAGRFKAFWAAEWPFLFPVLIETGAILFAFIFTAFEVPQLLGVTSPQMLAILAYDWFYSGSWSDRPLAFAALVLVGLGIGLFMWFMLYFTNQKRLHITKGIRN; the protein is encoded by the coding sequence GTGAAGTGGCTGAAAGTCAATAAAGCACTTCTCCTGTTCCCGGCCCTCCTTTTCTTCTTCCTGATCCCGGGGCTTGGGATCATCCTAGCCGTTCTTGAAAGCGTGGTGGAGGGGGAGTCATTCACCTTCCGTCATTATGTGGAGATTTTTGAACATAGCCGGTTTTCCACTTCTGTCCTGTTCAGCTTCACCGTGACGTCGGTCTCTACGATCCTGGCACTCGTCATCGGCCTTGGGATCGTGAAGGCATTCGCCCCGCTGCTGCAGGATACGAAGCATAAGCTCCTTGTCTGGATCCCGATGCTTGTGCCTCATTTTGTCTGGGCCTATCTCGTTTATCTCCTGTTCAATCAAAGCGGCTTCTTTTCCAATATCGTTGGAGGGGCCGGATGGATCGAAAGCAGGAGTGAGTTTCCGATCCTCGTACAGGACCGGGATGGTATCGGCATTATCCTGACATATGTATGGAAGGAAGTCCCTTTCGTCACCCTGATGCTGCTTCCGGTGTACGGGACGGTGTCGAAAAGGTATAAGGAGGTCGCTTCCTTGTTGGGGGCAGGCCGTTTCAAAGCATTCTGGGCAGCGGAATGGCCGTTTCTTTTTCCTGTCCTGATCGAAACAGGTGCCATTCTGTTTGCGTTCATTTTTACAGCATTCGAAGTGCCTCAATTATTAGGGGTGACGTCTCCGCAGATGCTCGCGATCCTGGCGTACGACTGGTTTTACAGCGGGAGTTGGAGTGACCGCCCGCTTGCATTTGCCGCACTTGTCCTCGTTGGTCTCGGGATCGGGCTTTTCATGTGGTTCATGCTTTATTTCACCAATCAGAAACGGCTTCATATCACAAAGGGGATCCGGAATTAG